The following proteins are co-located in the Silene latifolia isolate original U9 population chromosome 1, ASM4854445v1, whole genome shotgun sequence genome:
- the LOC141606225 gene encoding putative protein phosphatase 2C 65 translates to MGACCSKEVNFGRYGDRQIAVYENESEQENNVTNGEYGASIRLQGFSDFVSMATLQGKKGINQDAMTIWEEFTGEKEVYFCGVFDGHGPSGHKVARAVRDQLPVRISAAQAHIKTAGRNHRDAGASGEDGDVETVNDGDDSETNSVFHTWKSSLLRAFREVDNELSIDPSIESYCSGTTAVTVVKQEDHLIIGNLGDSRAVMCSRGDRGEVIPVQLTLDLKPSLPKEAERVRRCKGRVFALEQEPHVLRLWLPDEDSPGLAMTRAFGDFCLKDYGLIPVPQVFFRKLTEQDEFVVLATDGIWDVLTNFEVVKIVSSARKRSLAAKFLAVHAVRAWKSRFPSSRTDDIAVVILFFKPPPPAKSMSDISHITADSLSHLNSSISQYTHRSISSSDADDGFDFRDSMKGKSQDASSEDWGEGESLVDTTLNFPRYSGARHRKRSSFKGDL, encoded by the exons ATGGGAGCTTGTTGCAGCAAAGAAGTTAACTTTGGAAGATATGGTGACCGACAAATCGCAGTTTATGAAAATGAAAGCGAGCAAGAAAACAATGTCACTAATGGAGAATATGGAGCTTCTATTCGGCTTCAAGGATTTTCAGACTTTGTTTCAATGGCAACTTTACAAGGGAAGAAAGGAATTAATCAGGATGCAATGACTATTTGGGAG GAGTTTACAGGAGAAAAAGAAGTGTACTTCTGTGGGGTGTTTGATGGACATGGGCCAAGTGGGCACAAGGTGGCTCGGGCAGTTCGTGACCAGCTACCGGTCAGGATCTCTGCTGCTCAAGCCCACATCAAAACAGCAGGGCGTAACCACAGAGATGCTGGTGCCTCTGGTGAAGATGGGGATGTAGAAACCGTCAATGATGGGGATGATTCTGAAACAAACTCGGTCTTCCACACATGGAAGTCTAGTCTATTGAGGGCTTTTAGAGAGGTGGACAATGAGTTAAGTATTGACCCCTCGATCGAGAGCTATTGCAGTGGTACTACCGCTGTCACTGTTGTTAAACAG GAAGATCACCTAATAATCGGCAACTTGGGAGATTCTAGAGCAGTAATGTGCTCAAGAGGAGATAGAGGCGAAGTAATACCAGTTCAGTTGACATTGGATTTGAAGCCAAGCCTTCCAAAGGAAGCAGAGAGAGTAAGGAGGTGCAAGGGAAGAGTTTTTGCTCTTGAACAAGAGCCTCATGTACTTAGATTATGGTTGCCTGATGAAGACAGCCCTGGCCTTGCAATGACAAGAGCTTTCGGTGATTTTTGTCTCAAAGATTACGGTCTCATTCCTGTACCTCAAGTATTTTTCCGCAAGTTGACTGAACAAGACGAGTTTGTCGTGCTTGCTACCGATGGG ATTTGGGATGTGCTAACCAACTTTGAAGTAGTTAAGATTGTGTCATCAGCAAGGAAGCGATCACTTGCAGCGAAGTTCCTAGCAGTACATGCCGTTCGAGCTTGGAAAAGCCGGTTCCCATCATCACGTACAGACGATATTGCGGTGGTAATCTTATTCTTCAAACCACCTCCACCAGCAAAATCCATGTCAGATATCAGCCATATAACTGCAGACAGTTTAAGCCACCTGAATTCCTCAATTTCTCAGTATACACATAGGAGTATTAGTAGTAGTGATGCCGATGACGGGTTTGACTTCAGGGACTCCATGAAAGGGAAGTCACAGGATGCATCTTCTGAGGATTGGGGTGAAGGAGAAAGCTTAGTCGACACAACATTGAACTTTCCCCGGTATTCAGGGGCTCGACATCGAAAAAGATCATCATTCAAAGGAGACCTCTGA